The sequence atgtgattaatcaaaaacatttaagaggGAAAGACGCAGACTGAAACTGGATCACAATCCTGAGGTACCAGTAGAGGGTTTGAATGAGGTTCTGTTGGTTCTGTCAAGTTCTGCATTCTGTACACTGCAGTACAAAATCAGTTACTCTCTTCTCATGTTGCTTTACCTTCCCTTTAAACAAAAACACGAGGAGTTGCTCTGAGGTTTTGTTCTGAATTAAATTCCCAGATCATCCAGTACAGCTGAAGCCATCAGTCGATTAATCAGTCACTGATCGTCAGTATTGATGATGTTTTTCAGTCTAAAAATGTGAGCTCTCCGTGGTTTGACTCATCTGAATGTGATAGTTATGATGCTGAGCTGTGGACTGTTGGCTGGACTGCACAGTCACTGTGAAGGTGTAacacagtatttttacagtgtggcgTTAGAACTTTTACTTCAGCGGGGTACTTCCTCCTGGAGGGGTGCGGCTGGGCTCACCGGTAAAGCCGAGCGGCTGAAGGGTCCGTGTGTGGATCAGCCTGTGCAGGACATGAACAGTAGCTGCTTGTGTCGGAGTGAAATGAGGGAAAGTTTCCTGCTTGACGACTTCCTGCTGCAGACGTGTTTATGTGTGaccacagtttgttttgcaTCCTGTACAGCAGCTCAGCTCGTGAACGCCTGTCacctcctgtctgtttttatgccGACGTGTTAGATGGGCTGCAGGAGCTCCTGGACGTCCAGAGGGACAAATCCAATGCCCATCAGGTCTCTGAGTGTGGACGGAGGGAAGTGACGAGGACACATTACAAACAGTCACGTGCTCCTGCTGTTTCCTTCTGACTCCACTGAAGCTTTGCCCCACAGTGTCAACAAGAGTTTTTTGTCTTAAATCACAAGTTTTATGAAGTTTCAGAGTTGCAAAGTCCTGATTGGTTCATAGACACATGTGACATCACCTTTGTCCAAAGCAGCCCCACCCTCTcagctgaaatgatgaaaagcTTTCTAACTCTCTTCTTGGGTTCATATCAGAACCTCAGATTAAGAAATACGTGTCTTTGAAGAGTTTAAAGGTTCTGGGTTTCCTTCCCACAGGAGTCTTCGCTTCCTGTTTCCAACCGGACTGCGAGCCAGACTCAGGAGTCAGAATTCCTCAAAACCCTCCACAGTAAGCACAACATCAAAGCGGCGGCTGAAGTTGCCTGATCTTTACCAAACGATGACCaggtgctttgtgtttttcagcgCCAGGTGAGGAAGCTCTAATGATGCCTCCTCCCTCCAACTCCAgctctggaggagctgaggaggggGATCAGTGCGTCGTCAATGACCAGATGGGACCTTTCACTGTCCTCTACATCCTCATCTTCGTCATCGGTCTGCCTGGAAACCTGCTGTCTGTGTGGGCCTTCATCCACAGCTCCAGAACCAAGGTAGGACTGAGAAATGACTCGAGATGAACCAGAGGATTTGGCTCAAGAGAGATGAGACAGAGCAGCTAAGCTGAGGTGAGATACGAGCTGATGATGTCAGCTCGGAAACATGAGGTCTGAGAGACGAGCTTTGAAGAGATGAGCTGCGATGATACGTCACATGAGATCTGATTAAATAGCTGAGATGAAAGTGGGCTGTGTGAACTTTGATATTTTCTCCTGCAGGTTCTAAAGGTTTctgttgtgcagcagcagagtacCAGCGTCTACCTGGTCAACCTGCTGATGGCCGACCTCCTACTGCTGCTCGCTCTGCCCTTCAAGATCCTGAAGGACCTCGGGGCGGCGCCGTGGAGCCTCATGGTGTTTCACTGCCAGGCCAGCGCCGTCACCATCTACATCAGCCTCTACGCATCCATCTCCTTCCTCGCCTTCATCATTATAGACCACTACCTGCAGGTAGGGCTGGTCATCCTCATCGCAGGGGCAGGGGGTGAAGATTCAGCTGCACGAATCAGACCACTGAATGAGTCATAGCTGTGAACCCACATGCAGTCATTAAGTAGGCTGTGAAACAAAGAGACATGTTGAATGCACAGCGGGTGTTGCTTCtgctggtggtggaggtggtggaggtggtggaggctgacggctctctcctcctgcaggaccACAGCACTCTGCTGTCACTGCGGCTGCAGGAGGTCAGCTTTGCCCGGCTGCTGTCGCTGGTcgtctggctgctgctgctgctcatcatGGTGCCCAACATGGCTCTGCCCATACAGGACGTACAGGTACTGCAGTACTACTGACAACTGCTAGAACCACATGCTAGTACTAATACTGCAGCTCAACATGAGCTCCTGGCGACTAAAATCCAGGAATAAAACTGGCCGATTAATCCTGCTGGTTGCTTCCCCAGCAGCCGACTGCTGCAGGGTTGCTTCCCTTTCAGCTGCATCAGCTTCGGCTGCTTCTCCTGTCTTACAGCTCaactgtttgtgtctgtgcaggagCAACGCTACCTCAGCTGTTCATCTCTGAAGAAGGACATTGGCCTCCACTGGCACGCCATGACCATCTTCCTCAACACCGCTCTGTTCCTCAACGCCTCCGTCGCCGTGCTCCTCTGCAGCAGCCTGGCTCTCAAAAGACTCCTGAGAAGTCGCAGCGACTCCAGACTCTGGGCGGACGCCAGGCGGGCGGCGGGGAGCGTGGTGGCCTTGGCGTTGGCCTACATCCTCAGCTTCGGGCCTTACCACATCGTGCGGACGCCGTACACGTTGACGCAGACCAAAGTCATCACCGACTGCCACACCAAGAGGCAGCTGTTTCTGGGGAAGGAGTCGACGCTGCTGCTGAGCTTGCTCCACCTCTGCTTCGACCCCCTGCTCTTCTTCTACCTCTACGCTCCTTTCAGACAGACGGTCCGTGAGATGTTCCCCTGCGGCAGGAAGCAGGCAGCTTGTGCAGAGGAGCTGGCCACGGATGAAATGATGGAGCCTACAACATGTGTGGTGCAGGAGGAAGCGGTCTGACCACAGGCGTGCTGCCTGTGACGCAGGGATTCACACCCGAACCAAAGACCAAATCCCACGAGAAACAGAAGGTCAGGTAGCCAAGCTTAGCAAGAAGACTGGAAGCAACTGAAACTGCTGAACTACTGAAAACCTCGACAGTCCAGAGGtcaacaaaagctgtttttaaaaaatccccTCTACCCCCACACATCAGCGACAC comes from Scatophagus argus isolate fScaArg1 chromosome 5, fScaArg1.pri, whole genome shotgun sequence and encodes:
- the LOC124059775 gene encoding probable G-protein coupled receptor 171 isoform X1, with product MMPPPSNSSSGGAEEGDQCVVNDQMGPFTVLYILIFVIGLPGNLLSVWAFIHSSRTKVSVVQQQSTSVYLVNLLMADLLLLLALPFKILKDLGAAPWSLMVFHCQASAVTIYISLYASISFLAFIIIDHYLQDHSTLLSLRLQEVSFARLLSLVVWLLLLLIMVPNMALPIQDVQEQRYLSCSSLKKDIGLHWHAMTIFLNTALFLNASVAVLLCSSLALKRLLRSRSDSRLWADARRAAGSVVALALAYILSFGPYHIVRTPYTLTQTKVITDCHTKRQLFLGKESTLLLSLLHLCFDPLLFFYLYAPFRQTVREMFPCGRKQAACAEELATDEMMEPTTCVVQEEAV
- the LOC124059775 gene encoding probable G-protein coupled receptor 171 isoform X2, yielding MMPPPSNSSSGGAEEGDQCVVNDQMGPFTVLYILIFVIGLPGNLLSVWAFIHSSRTKQQSTSVYLVNLLMADLLLLLALPFKILKDLGAAPWSLMVFHCQASAVTIYISLYASISFLAFIIIDHYLQDHSTLLSLRLQEVSFARLLSLVVWLLLLLIMVPNMALPIQDVQEQRYLSCSSLKKDIGLHWHAMTIFLNTALFLNASVAVLLCSSLALKRLLRSRSDSRLWADARRAAGSVVALALAYILSFGPYHIVRTPYTLTQTKVITDCHTKRQLFLGKESTLLLSLLHLCFDPLLFFYLYAPFRQTVREMFPCGRKQAACAEELATDEMMEPTTCVVQEEAV
- the LOC124059775 gene encoding probable G-protein coupled receptor 171 isoform X3 — its product is MMPPPSNSSSGGAEEGDQCVVNDQMGPFTVLYILIFVIGLPGNLLSVWAFIHSSRTKQSTSVYLVNLLMADLLLLLALPFKILKDLGAAPWSLMVFHCQASAVTIYISLYASISFLAFIIIDHYLQDHSTLLSLRLQEVSFARLLSLVVWLLLLLIMVPNMALPIQDVQEQRYLSCSSLKKDIGLHWHAMTIFLNTALFLNASVAVLLCSSLALKRLLRSRSDSRLWADARRAAGSVVALALAYILSFGPYHIVRTPYTLTQTKVITDCHTKRQLFLGKESTLLLSLLHLCFDPLLFFYLYAPFRQTVREMFPCGRKQAACAEELATDEMMEPTTCVVQEEAV